A stretch of the Malus sylvestris chromosome 10, drMalSylv7.2, whole genome shotgun sequence genome encodes the following:
- the LOC126584149 gene encoding TMV resistance protein N-like has protein sequence MANQLVASSSLPPSWRYDVFLSFRGEDTRTSFTDHLYKALVDKGINTFIDRQLTRGEEISLALLQAIEESRISLVIFSKTYASSRWCLDELVKILQCRESKQQIVLPVFYKIEPSHVRNQTSSFGDAFTKLEGKSKGNKEKVLMWRKALREVANLSGHPVKEEDYEATIISNIVKEIFVRVLDGTYLNVAKHPVGIQSCVQGVKKLLGVDGNSRRVVGIWGTSGIGKTTIAKAVYNAIAHKFEGSCFLADIRETSMQHGGLVRLQNTILSELNHGSKWKVVNTHRGNSLIENLLRRKKILLILDDVDELEQLNNLAEVNWFGEGSRVIITTKDKGLLESYGVELIYEVQKLKDEKALELLSLNAFGSNEPPDNYFELTQRAIAYAQGLPLALNLIGSHLRKKSIDRWQAILDSYDSYEGEPYRDIQRVLRKSYDAWDDVVQQVFLDIACFFKGKDKDYVLQILKSSKLNLPQDCIEVLAENAIITIEYNRILMHDLLEKMGKRIVREESPIEPGKRSRLWFHEDVYHVLTENKGTKKIRGIVVELPKPGVIPLNAKSFLQMVNLEIFINRNACFSGRVDYLPNDLRWIELGGRDHQVKFNLQSNYHPRHLVMFDMPYSGIKQLIGFKNLAKLTSMNLRSCEFLEKLPDLSGSPNIKHLDLRDCKSLVEVDDSVGFLCKLVELNLSGCSNLTRFVTRLGLRSLKRLYLDGCTRLENFPEIEEDEMGSLMDLDIGKSGIKELPSSIAYLTRLQTLSAEGCENLTGASLHHIYGLQRLNEVYFGDCPKLVTFGNEVKFDEVASCSTEYQLIPTDLDTTCDNRIKFSLPNLDYLDFDGCNLSEMDFLVPLDCWSTLTRLTVLNLSRNNFVSLPDCISKVANLEKLYLSGCKRLREIPQVLPPKLNYLCLNDCTSLEKIPKLPPMLKLLRLINCFRLSGDEVAKLENNLLNQESRRRSELKVILPGNEVPKWFSFTSDHLTTTEHRSKNEFRFEIPLYLLGDTLLGLALYVIIDATTPPDPNADILINGIQRCEKYLWYVRDMEATHVWLGLVDFDMRQQQGPFCEVIFHFPESARIKSCGVHCLSYEWLHLSSRPTSSLGKRTHPHRSSDIIDDAYEQQQQWLYLSPEKQRHKCDIEEEQERPSTSIDRQCVRSSKEWFNMLNLMNIEKLNGNNFKSWKQQIDMHLGMLEFNIAFTQTQPTALTETSTAAEKETFSKWEKANQMSLLIMQNSMEKHITGGIQNYDLAKQYMAKIEKKYKRTDKTEIGVYPSDLINAKFDGTGSV, from the exons ATGGCCAATCAACTTGTcgcttcttcttccttgcctccttcatggagatatgatgtgtttttgagttttaggggAGAGGATACACGCACCAGTTTTACAGATCATTTATACAAAGCTTTGGTTGATAAGGGAATCAACACCTTCATTGATCGTCAACTTACAAGAGGAGAAGAAATATCACTAGCACTCCTCCAAGCAATTGAAGAGTCAAGAATTTCTCTTGTCATATTCTCTAAAACCTATGCATCTTCAAGGTGGTGCTTGGACGAGCTCGTCAAGATTCTTCAATGTAGAGAATCAAAGCAACAAATAGTTTTGCCAGTCTTTTACAAGATTGAACCGTCTCATGTACGAAATCAAACGAGTAGTTTCGGTGACGCGTTTACAAAACTTGAGGGCAAATCCAAGGGCAACAAGGAGAAGGTGCTCATGTGGAGGAAAGCTCTTAGAGAAGTAGCAAATTTGTCAGGACATCCTGTCAAGGAGGAAGA CTATGAAGCTACAATAATCAGCAACATTGTTAAGGAGATCTTCGTCCGAGTACTTGATGGCACATATTTGAATGTGGCCAAACACCCAGTTGGAATACAATCTTGCGTACAAGGGGTGAAAAAGCTTTTAGGTGTTGATGGAAATAGTCGTCGTGTGGTTGGGATTTGGGGGACATCCGGAATAGGCAAGACAACAATTGCAAAAGCTGTTTATAATGCAATTGCGCACAAGTTTGAAGGTAGTTGTTTCCTGGCAGATATTCGAGAAACATCAATGCAACACGGAGGCCTAGTCCGACTACAAAACACTATTCTAAGTGAGCTTAATCATGGTTCAAAGTGGAAAGTTGTCAATACTCATCGAGGAAACAGCCTTATAGAGAATTTGTTGAGGCGAAAGAAGATTCTCTTAATTCTTGATGATGTGGATGAATTGGAGCAATTAAACAACTTGGCTGAAGTCAATTGGTTCGGCGAGGGTAGCAGAGTGATCATAACCACAAAAGATAAAGGATTGCTGGAATCTTATGGAGTCGAGTTGATCTACGAGGTCCAAAAGCTAAAGGACGAAAAAGCTCTTGAGCTTTTAAGTTTGAATGCTTTCGGAAGTAATGAACCTCCAGACAATTATTTCGAACTCACACAACGTGCAATAGCCTATGCTCAAGGCCTTCCGTTAGCTCTTAATCTTATAGGTTCTCATTTGCGTAAGAAAAGTATAGATCGTTGGCAAGCTATATTGGATAGTTATGATTCTTATGAAGGAGAACCTTATAGAGATATTCAAAGAGTACTTCGGAAAAGTTATGATGCCTGGGATGATGTCGTGCAACAAGTTTTCCTAGACATTGCATGCTTCTTCAAGGGTAAAGATAAAGACTATGtgttacaaatattaaaaagtTCGAAGCTCAATCTACCTCAAGATTGTATTGAAGTACTTGCTGAGAATGCCATCATAACTATTGAATATAATAGGATTTTGATGCATGACTTGTTAGAAAAAATGGGTAAGCGTATAGTTCGTGAAGAATCACCCATTGAACCAGGAAAACGTAGCAGGTTGTGGTTTCATGAAGATGTCTATCATGTTCTAACTGAAAACAAA GGTACAAAGAAAATTAGAGGCATTGTGGTGGAGCTGCCCAAACCTGGTGTGATACCCTTGAATGCAAAAAGCTTCTTGCAGATGGTAAATCTTGAAATTTTTATAAACCGTAATGCATGCTTTTCTGGACGTGTTGATTATCTACCCAACGATTTGAGGTGGATTGAATTAGGTGGACGTGACCATCAGGTTAAGTTCAATTTGCAATCCAATTATCATCCAAGGCATCTTGTCATGTTTGATATGCCATATAGTGGCATCAAACAATTGATCGGATTTAAG AATTTGGCAAAGCTTACATCTATGAATTTAAGAAGTTGCGAGTTCTTGGAAAAACTCCCCGACTTATCCGGAAGCCCAAACATAAAGCACTTGGATTTACGGGATTGTAAAAGTTTGGTTGAGGTTGACGATTCTGTTGGATTCCTCTGTAAACTTGTTGAATTGAATCTTAGTGGGTGCTCTAATCTTACGAGGTTTGTAACAAGACTTGGATTGAGATCCCTTAAAAGACTTTATCTCGATGGTTGCACAAGGCTTGAGAATTTCCCGGAAATAGAGGAGGACGAGATGGGATCTTTAATGGACTTGGATATAGGAAAAAGTGGCATAAAAGAATTGCCTTCATCAATTGCATATCTTACTCGGCTTCAAACATTGAGTGCAGAAGGTTGTGAGAACCTTACAGGTGCATCATTACATCATATTTATGGGTTGCAACGTCTCAATGAGGTTTATTTCGGCGACTGCCCAAAACTCGTGACATTTGGGAATGAGGTGAAGTTTGATGAAGTTGCATCTTGCAGTACCGAATATCAACTGATACCAACTGACTTAGATACTACATGTGACAACCGAATCAAATTCTCCCTTCCTAACCTAGACTATCTTGATTTTGATGGATGCAATTTATCAGAAATGGATTTCCTTGTGCCTCTTGATTGCTGGTCCACATTAACAAGACTTACAGTACTTAATCTGTCGAGAAACAATTTTGTTAGTCTTCCAGATTGCATCAGCAAAGTTGCCAACTTGGAGAAACTTTACTTGAGTGGTTGCAAGAGGCTTCGAGAAATTCCACAAGTCCTTCCCCCAAAACTAAATTATTTATGTCTGAATGATTGCACATCATTGGAGAAAATTCCAAAATTGCCCCCGATGCTTAAGCTTCTGCGGTTGATTAATTGCTTTAGACTAAGTGGTGATGAGGTGGCAAAGTTGGAGAACAATTTGTTGAATCAG GAATCTCGTCGGCGCTCTGAATTGAAAGTCATTCTTCCAGGCAATGAAGTTCCAAAGTGGTTTAGCTTTACCTCTGACCATCTTACAACCACTGAACATCGATCAAAAAATGAATTTCGTTTTGAAATTCCTCTATATTTACTAGGGGACACGTTATTAGGATTGGCTCTATATGTTATTATTGATGCAACGACTCCTCCTGATCCTAATGCTGATATTCTCATAAACGGAATACAAAGGTGTGAAAAATATTTATGGTATGTCAGAGACATGGAGGCAACTCATGTGTGGCTTGGGTTAGTGGATTTCGACATGCGCCAGCAGCAGGGACCTTTTTGTGAAGTTATATTTCATTTCCCCGAATCTGCACGCATTAAAAGTTGCGGGGTGCACTGCCTATCATACGAATGGCTTCACTTGTCTTCCAGACCAACAAGTAGTCTGGGGAAAAGGACTCATCCACATAGATCCTCAGATATCATCGATGATGCATATGAACAGCAACAGCAATGGCTTTACTTATCTCCGGAGAAGCAGAGGCATAAATGTGATATTGAGGAGGAGCAAGAGCGACCATCCACTTCAATCGATCGACAGTGTGTAAGGTCTTCAAAGGAAT GGTTCAACATGCTCAATCTCATGAACATTGAAAAGTTGAATGGGAATAATTTTAAGTCATGGAAGCAGCAAATTGACATGCATCTTGGTATGTTGGAATTCAACATTGCATTCACTCAGACTCAACCAACTGCTTTAACTGAGACAAGCACTGCTGCAGAGAAAGAAACATTTTCCAAATGGGAGAAGGCTAATCAGATGTCTTTGCTGATCATGCAAAATTCGATGGAGAAACACATCACAGGTGGCATTCAAAATTATGACTTGGCAAAGCAATATATGGCCAAGATTGAAAAAAAGTATAAGAGAACTGATAAGACTGAAATTGGGGTATATCCTTCAGATTTGATCAATGCCAAATTTGATGGTACTGGGAGTGTCTGA